The Artemia franciscana chromosome 2, ASM3288406v1, whole genome shotgun sequence genome segment catcaacgccccgctctttacgctaaagttttttactgttttaaaaagaagaattgagagacagagtcaaactttagcgtaaagagcagggcgttgatgaggaagtagcctcttccatatacgaagtaattcctgttcgttttaagttttaatgtcgctccttactttcagttaaaaaaaacttatttttttttatttaattcttaaggaattgggacgaaacttacgatttagtgtaaagagcgaggtattaacgagggtaaaaaccccctcgtacacctaataaaaatataagaatataaaagtttgttacgtaagttaactcttaagttacgcatattttttacaaatttgaaCTACATCAGAACATCCCATGTTCATGCATACTGTCGAAAAGATAGATATTGCAAGAATGGTTTgtggtattaagttggaactttcagggaatgctttAGTGTTAAAGTCAATTGACCAAGGCACAATATGTGAACGCTACTACTAAGTCTACTTCCACTGCTATTTTTAATAGTACTGCAACTACTGCTTCTATTACAACTATTTGtatggctaagagtattaaaatgaaaatttcaggaagtgttgaagttgaactaaattaaaactagGATGACAATAGAACTACCTTATTGAATGAGTTACCACGGTAATATGGTAATGATGCTCtcttctggcgaaaaaaaaaatgaagtttaatAATTACTGTTCAAGCCAGCACCAAGCGAAAACAGTCAACAGATCCAAAACTCCCCAGGTATCAAGACTTCACCTACAAGTGGCTTTGTCAGAGTACTATAAGATTGTTTATTTTACATGGCGATGGCCAAGGCCGGAGAAAAACAAGCACGGTAatcatttcatttcaaaaagagctatttattctaattaaacgacttttgggattcagggggcattcttaaggaattggagcaaaattcgacctttagcgtaaagagcgaggtattgacgacagggcgaacctcctcatattacgtatatgagggagtttcttcccctcatcagtacctcgATCTTAACACTTAAGTTAGTATTTTGTTGAATAAAGGGTGATACAAACAATAATTTGTTGGTGTTATTTTTCGgtcaatcttagcatttaatattatcttaagtagcttcttaactatgatttttatgagataataaaccaaagatatcgTATGCCTTCAGCTTGTGGTTGctattaaacaaacaaacaagttttttccaactgaaaggaAGAAACaagattaaaacataaaacgagcaggaattattatgtaaatgaggGGCTTGCTCTCTTCTCCGTAAgtaactctttacgctaatatttgactttttgttcaaattatttaagaatgactcctcaCACACATGGACCGTTTCATTAGAATAATTATCTTTTTACAAATTTacaaacactttagcgtaaaaagcgaggtaacaaggagggggcaactccctcatataagtaattaCAACCGAAAGAAAAATGTGAGAAAATTGTGGTTtggacagttcgtggtaacgagctataagcaaggagcaacctggctcaaaagtaaccgaaacattAAAAGACATCtttttaatggattttgatatcaacagATATACTAAAATAATCagctttttattctgattttaaatatgtagtTTCCATTAAGTTGTGTCTTATttatcaaaggttacgagcctgaaatatttttcctgattttcaaaaaaaatgagaacaccaccaaaaagtcaagtgatctaatgaaaatcacaccatcagattcagcgtatcagagaaccctactgtataggtttcaagttcctatctgaaaaatgtggaattttcaattttttgcccgaagaaagatcacggatgcgtgtttattttttttatttggtttttggcaggggtgatcgtatctacccagtggtcctggaatATCAGACGAGGgatcattcgaacagaaattagagtTCTAaggctctttttaagtgacctttttaagtgtgCAACTAGGACACCTCTCCCACcactttttctccaaaatcgtccgatcaaaattttcagatagccaagttgttcatcatagttgaaaggcccaataactatgcctttaggaATAACAGGATCCCCTCCCCACGGCCCCAGGGGAGAGGTTTTGAAGCTAtagaatttgcccattgtttacgcgtagtatttgttattgggatacATGCATGCATTTTTGGGTTGAGGGGgggaaattttctgctgggggtttttccacgggggaacTTTCTATGGGGAGGATGTTTCCAGGGAGTAAACttgtcagaaattaaatactacGGGAATTAGCCtgaattttatacaatttttttttatatgtattgctttctcttttccgtctcaattttacgagCGGAGTTGTTAAGACTAATTGTCGGGGTAAATATTCACCGGAATAGGATTTTCTAGAGGAAATTTCTATCGTAGGTGGGTTTCTTCGTAGAGGTGGGGTTAATTTCCTGgcattatattaaaaacaattagatattaagtaaaaaaaaatgagtttttcaactgaaaataaggagcaacattataagttaaaacgagcagaaattattacgtatatgaaggtgGTTGCCCCCTCTCAACACCGGAGGGGGTGGTGGCCAGCCCTCCTTTGCTTTCTCACACCATTCATTTCTTTAGAGTACCTAAAtgtaaaaagctttttttctacaACACAGTCTGAGTAGTGCTCTAAATACTTCATTGGTAGTTTATGAAATGAATTTATTTGACAAGATTTgcaaaattgtttcaaaatagtttgcaaatagtttcaatatatttttttcaagcttttgaCTTCGATATGCGATTTTTGAGGTCCATAATATGTAAAATATGTGctgtagaaaaaaaaggtataagagaagagaaaacgagttttttaaatcttgtatagtttttcagtcttttttttctcctcattccatttttttttgcctcatTAAGCTGCTTAATGCTAAATCACAGCAACAACTTCTCGCCTATTCAGCTAGCCCCGTTTAAGTCTTATTACCCACttccaaaaacagaaaatgtagtttgggtattattattttcttcttctattaTTTTCTCCTTCATCTATTATTTTCTCCTTCCTTCACGATGTTGCAGCTTCTTCACTTTTCTATAACCTTGAAGGCTACTTATCAACACTATTCTAGTTAATATACATAAAGGaatgtaaataattttatttttataaagaacaatatctataataaaattaaacaacaatatTATTACAATTAACATAGCATAGCAACTGCGTGTGCAATAAAGCCAACAATTGAAGATGCACTTAAGGGAACAGCAGCAGCAACACCTCAGCAAACAGATGCAGGTACGACTAAGCCAACAGCCTTAATtactgcttatttattttttgcgaatAAACCACATCAAGCCTATTGTGCCAACTGCTAACAAAACTGTGCCACcgtaaataagttttttcacataAGATTTGTCTGAAACAGGGTTTGGCTCTTTTGGCTCTTGCAAAacctcaaaatcatttgaaatcTGAATTGGAGCGTCAACAAAGGTTTTCGTCAGGCCTTGATGATCTTTGAATGGGTCTTCAGAAGGAATCTGGCTCTGACTGGTTCTTTTCTCCCTTGTCACTTCCTTCTGAACAGGGTTTTCACTACAACCTATTgttattatttccttttcatTAGTTTCTGCTTCAAGACCTGATAGCTTATCACTTGAAGAAGATTTAACTTGGTCATGAGAAGTAATAGCGATGATATTGCAGTTTGACTCTTTCGAAATTCCTTTATCAGGACTAATAATCTCTTCTTCGTCCAGATCAAAAGAAATCATCCAAACATCTAAAGCCAGATCCATAAGGCGCAATATATGATTTTTTGTGCTGGAAAGAAGGTTAGAATTTTCATGGAGAATTTCCAGGTCGGTAATGATATGTTTATTTTGCTCAGCAAAATTCTTTCCAGCACATGTCAATAACTTGCAAGACCTAGCtatagaagaatcttgtttAGATTTGATCATCATTTCAATTACCTCCTTGCCGTTCGAAGCAGAAACAAGACCTTCTTTCAAAAGAGTGCCAAAAAATTCTGAATCATTCATGTTTAACAATGGTTTTGGCTCCTCTCCAATTTTTATAGCGTGACATTTCTTGTTTAATGATCCTAGATAGGCTTCCAAGTCAAAATCTTTAACTTTGCTGGTTTGTATCCGTAGAGATTTAAGCAGATTAGAAAATATATTGACATCTTCGCCACTTTTAGCCCCGACACTGCAAATTATATTTACTACTTCCTCAAGATCTTCTTTCCCAAATTGCGATACAAGTTCAAAAATCTTGGTTGAACAACGATTATAAGATGCACTAGTAATATCGCTCAAAATGCTCTTTAGTTCAGTTTTCCAATCTTTTTCATGTGTTTTCGATGATAATGCCGTACTGCTAGTCTTGGCCAAAATAACTGTATTACTGGAATTCTTCGTAGGCATATTAATTGTTCTAGGAGGAGTAGTGAACTGCTGATAATCATCTATTTGTAAGTTCGACTTAGAACTTTCTGCACCAAATACTTGTTTCTTACTCCTAACTTGATAAGACATATTTCTATAATCACTCTTAATAACTATCTGAATCAGAACTTTAAATGACCGTCAAAGTATGGTTCAGCATCTTATATAGcgaaaatgacgtcatgttccCTACTGTTATGATGTTTGTAATTGAAAGTGACGTCACAACACTTTAATATTGGCCCTACAGTGTTTCTATAGTCCCACTTTCGTGGTCATTTCAACAGAAAATGACATCACTCTAATTGTACTGCTTTTATGTTTTCATAATCTTAAATAGCGTCAAGCTAACTGTACTACCATTATGCGGTTGTAATGTAATTTTATGTAACCTAATCTGGTATGATATCAAACGATTTCAGATGATTCTTCAGAAGAAGtcacatgatttttttaaatccaagGCCCAAAAATTGAATTCTGCCACAGTTTTCTAAGCAGGTGTATGTGGTAAGGGAAGGAGGTTTCCAATTTTCTTGAACGTCTAGGAGGCTTAGAACTCATGGATGATACAGCAATCGTCCGCAAGTAAAATTATGTAGGTTACCTGTACAGGGGCAtcaaaacaccaaaaaataaaagggtGGGGGCAATAGCGATTTTTATTgactttgttgttttaatttgactttgtttgttttgtttaatgaaCATGCGAAAAAAGGGGAatgtcctttttttaagttgaaagtGACTGGAGACCAATCAGCCGTAGGTAGtatttttcgagggggggggggggtgtaaatgCCGGCTCCAACCTATTCTGTGCTTCCTCTTTGATATGTCAATATTGtgtgttgaaaaatttttcagaggAAATATTAAGAGGGGCGAGGCCTAGACTCGTATTTAGGGATGCTGAACAGCTTATCTAATCTGAAAAACCCTTTTCAGAAATTGTTGTTTGACACCGTGCCCAAGAAACGATAGGTTTTTATTTGAATGACAATTTGCTACTGTTTCATAAAAGTGTAAATTTCACGATTGTAATTTGATATGATAGCTTCCAAGCCAAACAACCCTGAATATTTTCTCACAACTGTAACAATAAGATTAATTCGAAACCTTTGATCagtttattcttattttaaaatatgtttgatTCTATGATCTTTATAGATTGGAATTTCAAGTTTAGGGTATACAAGACAGATATTTGTAAatagaaaatgcaaaaatagaTAGAACTAGGCAAATTGGATAAACAATCCGAGGTGAATTTTATGAGAGGGGGGGAATTCAGCGGGGTGGGAAGCGACACTGGCTGTCCGTAATGCACCAGAACAGAGATCTCGGTTATTCAACTGGTTATTCACCTCAGAATATTCCTCCTCACAAAAGTCCCGCTGCAGAATTCCCCATGCCTATAAATTTGTAGGAAATGCTTGAGGGTCACGGAGCCACGCACACGCATTTCAAGTGActccttatttaagaaaaaaacaaaaaacaggcaCATATGTACAAAATTATATATGCcgttaaatagaaaaaagtttattcagctgaaagtaaatagcttcattaaaacttaaaaagaggcaaaaattattacgtatataagtgGAACTGACTTTGAAATTTCTTCCCGTGACATTTTAAAACTAAGATTCATTTAAGagacaaagttttttcagatgaaatTCAGGAGTACAgatgaaacttttttgtttgtaGTAAATGAATACTTCTGCTACAATGGGAACTTCTCCTACTAGTCTGGCTAATGGTGTCAAGgtgaaaatttctaaaaatgctGCAGTTTTATGAAATTCCGTTTGCAGTGTATTCATCAagcagttcatggtaatgaactgtaagtaaagagcagtGGCGATTTTCTAAGGGATTAGAAAACGGTGGATTTTCGGTggtggatatttttttttaaggaataaagAGGGGTGAATGTAGATTTTTCCGCCCCCTCTCACGCCGTCAACACTTTAAACATTATAACATCAATCTTCTAAGCACTCTTAAATATAGGCAAAGGCCAGAGCCTAAAGTTCGAAGTTGTGAACCACTTACCGTGAGCCAACTGTCGTCAATGATGACTTACATAACATTGAAGACTTAGAAAGGAGCGAAAGGAAAGGTTTAAGTCCTTTGGCAATGAGGCCAAGTAACCGTCGTATCTCTTAAGCTCTCTTCGATATTTGTCCGACTTATAATTAGaggcagggttgccaccacTAGGGATTTATCACTGtttatagtcattttttatgttgcctagtaattttcttctagctagtgatttatagtgattttgttctaaaactagtgattttttccaaaatctagtgattttttttcaaaatatgcaaCGTAGATTTATGATTCAATCGAATAAATCAGACAAgaagctaattaataaaaaaaagcaaaatagtgATTCACTAGTGCTACTGATATGCTCTAGATTAGCATGTTGCAAATATACCGcctttgaaactttcaatttccaacaaTATGTCCAAATCAGTTATAGACCTCAGAGCGTTATTATCAAGATAACAGGCGAGGCTAGTTAATCGCAAAATTGCTAAAATGTTCTATACTTCCTATTTCACAACATTTGCtcagtttgaatttttctcttcatctttatgtttttttccctCAATAATCTATCAGTTCTAAATTAGATTTTAGTAAATTGATGCAAGGGCCGAAAATACATCTATTGATTAAATTAGATAATTTGAAAGCTAATTGAAAGCTGTAGGAGCCAAATTTGAAAAGCAATAAGTTTGACTACCcctactactatgatactagtactattaaggctaagcgtgctgctactactgttactgctaacACAATGCTAGTACTGCTAGTACTACCACTAATACTATTATAAttgtactattaaggctaagtgtatgaaggtgaaaatttgagaaaataatgaagggaaatttgaactacATCAGAACATCCCATGTTCAGGCATACTGTCGAAAAGATAGATATTTCAGGAATTGCTTgtggtattaagttggaactttcagggaatgctttagtgtaaaagtCAATTGACCAAGGCACAATATGTGAACGCTACTACTAAGTCTACTTCCACTGCTATTTTTAATAGTACTGCAACTACTGCTTCTATTACAACTATTTGtatggctaagagtattaaaatgaaaatttcaggaagtgttgaagttgaactaaattaaaactagGATGACAATAGAACTACCTTATTGAATGAGTTACCACGGTAATTTGGTAATGATGCTCTCTTCTGGAGAAAAAGAATGAAGTTTAATAATTACTGTTCAAGCCAGCACCAAGCGAAAACAGTCAACAGATCCAAAACTCCCCAGGTATCAAGAATCCACCTACAAGTGGCTTTGTCTGAGTACTAtaagatttcttattttacatGGCGATGGCCAAGGCCGGAGAAAAACAAGCACGGTAATCATTTCAAAAAgagctatttaaaattttcaaagttatttcaaaagagctatttattctaattaaacgacttttgggattcagggggcattcttaaagaactggagcAAAATTCggcctttagcgtaaagagcgaggcattgacgacggggcgaacctcctcatattacgcatatgagggagtttCTTCCCCTCATCAGTACTTCGCTCTTAACACTTAAGTTAGTATTTTGTTGATGAATAAAGGGTGATACAAACAATAATTTGTTGGTGTTATTTTTCGgtcaatcttagcatttaatattatcttaagTAGATTCTTAACtatgattacataaaaaaaactagtttttctaactgaaagtaaggagcgacattaaaacttaaaacgaacagaaattactccgtatatgaaatgggttgtccactccgaaatccctcgctctttatgctaaagcttttaattgttttaaaaagcagaattgtggtaaagagtcaaactttagcgtaaagagcgaaggattgcggaggggacaacccatttcatatacggagtaatttctgttcgttttaagttttaatgtcgctccttactttcagttagaaaaactagtttttttatgtaattcttaaagaatttggacaaaatctaagctttagtgttaaaGAGCGACGAAGGTtgaactcccttatatacgcaataaaacaaacgaatatagaagttccttacgtaagttaattcgtaagtaacggatatttttaccaatgaaaacgtttgtaaaaaattaaaagttctagtttcttttttaagtagtcaaaaacttggaaggcagctagcccttctccctcgctccttttttctcaaaatcttccgattaattgcaattaattaatatgcaaatttcgcgtTAATTATtgatgtgtggagagccaagatcaaaacatgcattatttcaaaaacgtccagaaattaaatgagaaaaacaagttttttaaatgaaagtaaggagcaacattaaaacttaaaacggacagaaattactccatataggaaaggagcttttcctcctcaacgccccgctctttacgctaaagtttattactgttttaagaatagagttaagagaaagagacaaactttcaaacacttcgtggtaacgaactgtagtaaggagcgacccggctcaatagtaaccaaaactctaaaaaatggaattttaataccaatagctacataaaaaaaatcgcattttaatgctgatttcgaatatataactttcatcaagattagtttgacctatcaaaagttacgagcctgagaaaatttgcctcattttagaaaataggagaaaacaccccctaaaagtcatacaatcttaacaaaaatcataccatcagatttagcgtaccagagaaccatttgtagaagtttcaagctcctatctacaaaaatgtggaatttcgcattttttgccagaagacaaatcacggatgcgtgtttatttgtttttttttttgttttttccccaggggtgatcgtatcgacccagtcgtcctagaatgtcgcgggagggctcattctaacggaaattaaaagttctagtgcccttttaaagtgaccaaaaaaattggagggcacctaggccccctcccacgctcattgcttcccaaaagtttttatttaattgtaataaaAGGAAACAGAATGAGAAGTAACGCATATTAATATGAtgttattcaaatgaaaaatggttatctaaaatTGAGTTATGAAAGAATTTTCTTGTAGCTACGACTTACTAAAATCGTTTGGCCAGATCATTTTTAAGGTTGGAAATATCAGTATACcagtttctagaaaaaaaaaacaaacaagtgtTTGGCCGgtttcaaggaaaaataaacaaatatatacgAAATTGTTGTTCGtttctttaattcaaaaaagatatattatattatctttGCTTGAAACTTAGAACCGAGGAATCCAAGGTCTACCAGCCAAGGGGACTCTAATGCACAAAATATTTTAGCTTGGAGGCATTGAACCCCCAGCATGGGCAAATATGATCgggttaaaatttttatcttttagctATGTATCCTTAAGTATCCTTGTTGTATCATTAAGTCCTTAAGCTCATCTGTATCCTTAAGTCCTTAAGCTATGGACACCCAATGCAcgggagaaaaataaaaataaattcgaactggtgtttttttttattcaataggcttgaaattttcaaaaactactgCCCGTGCTAAGATTACCAAACACTTAGCTGGGTGAGAAGGGAAGTATTAGtgtcatattttaaaaaaattcaaattaaaaaggaatTCAGTAGAAAATAATGAGTAGAGTAGAAACAAAAGTGGAGCGAAACAAAACAGAGAAAGATAAATTTCTCTTTATAAAAAGGTGGGTTAATATGCACGTATATTAAAAGGCGTCTACAAGATGGGGTTCTGCATTGCCTACCCTTATGGAAGAGTAAAAATCATACATATTCTCGTTCATAATCGTTAGAAAGTCCCCTCCTCATTCACCCCGAATTTTATAGTAAAATACTGCTAAAAGGCTATTAGAAGACCTTATGGctgataaaatattttgacttgagaaaaagtcaaaacttcTTGCAAGTATTCCTACAATTAATAAATGGTTAAGCCGTGTCAATTAAAAAGCGGAAacaagttaatttaaaaaaaaattcccaaaggAAAGCAAAAGTCATATTATAACCTGAACCGAGTGGAAGAAATTCATATAATAATtctaacttaaaacgaacaaagactactatgaatgaataaatagacgtaaaacgagcagaaaattAAACGAGTAGAAACGAGTAAAACGAGGCAAAGTACACAATTTTTTGGCCCCTAAACACCCACAGAAAATATAGATTAgatcccccaagccccccacgccaTTTGATTTGATCTTATAGCATTAGGGTTACAAGAGTATCCAATGGCGAAAAAAGAGTATAGGATAGACCCCCTGTCACATGTGGCCCTTAAAAGGGAGAACTTTCGTTACGGATCCAATCAGCCCCTTCGTTAGTTTTTGTGGCCACACTTTTCATGCAAAGCggtcaggaaaaaaaaataacagtcaTACATAGGAGGCATATGGCTCTTTACAAAGGCAACACTGATGCGCTGCATTGATCTTCATTGTACGTTATTTACACATCGGGCATAAGAAGGAGATATTTCATACCTGTGATTGATCCTTCTTCAACTTCCTCAATACCATTCCCCTCAAAACTAATCTCTTCAATTTTTGAATGGAATTCAAAGAAGCCTTTTTTCATAACCTTGATATTATTCTCATCGAATTCAAACTTGCGTAGAGACggcaaattttccaaaattcgaCTTTCAATGGTTTCCACGCCTGTATCAATAACTCTTAGAGTTGCCAAATTTGGCAAATAAGGAAACTGCGTCAGCACTTTCATATTCGGGAGTTGTTGAACTGCAATCTTTTTAAGGCTTGGCAGGCTCGGTAGACTTCTGATTGTGTCTATACTCAtaactgaaaatataatagCTTCGAGTTTTTCAAACCCCCAAAGCCCATCCAAAGGAAAGCTTTCAAGCTTTTCGTTTCCTATAGCTGCTAAAACTTGTAGTGTATCTTTTGAGCCACGGAAAGCATACCTATGAATACTTTTGATATTTGTTCTTTCAATATTGATTCTCTTaaatgttttttcattaaagGCATCAGCAGGTAAAGAtggcaaatttgaaaattccaaaattatGCTATTAAAATCGTTATTAGGAAACGACTGATTGAACACGTTTTTCAGCTgatcagaattttcaaaattttcacataTAAGGTCTGGCAAATTATTCGATTTCTGATAACAGGAACAAAATGGTGATATTAATGATTCAGCAGGACATACGGTAGCCGA includes the following:
- the LOC136043917 gene encoding oplophorus-luciferin 2-monooxygenase non-catalytic subunit-like isoform X1, producing MDIKRCPFLQFVLLSALLSVISATVCPAESLISPFCSCYQKSNNLPDLICENFENSDQLKNVFNQSFPNNDFNSIILEFSNLPSLPADAFNEKTFKRINIERTNIKSIHRYAFRGSKDTLQVLAAIGNEKLESFPLDGLWGFEKLEAIIFSVMSIDTIRSLPSLPSLKKIAVQQLPNMKVLTQFPYLPNLATLRVIDTGVETIESRILENLPSLRKFEFDENNIKVMKKGFFEFHSKIEEISFEGNGIEEVEEGSITGTDSIILASFKDNKLRTIDEKAFRNMIENIGKNSGKIIFQGNPLECFCAVKWLISDASLKSALYEAKCAGKTDLDTLPESFLDQIC
- the LOC136043917 gene encoding leucine-rich repeat and immunoglobulin-like domain-containing nogo receptor-interacting protein 2 isoform X2, with the protein product MDIKRCPFLQFVLLSALLSVISATVCPAESLISPFCSCYQKSNNLPDLICENFENSDQLKNVFNQSFPNNDFNSIILEFSNLPSLPADAFNEKTFKRINIERTNIKSIHRYAFRGSKDTLQVLAAIGNEKLESFPLDGLWGFEKLEAIIFSVMSIDTIRSLPSLPSLKKIAVQQLPNMKVLTQFPYLPNLATLRVIDTGVETIESRILENLPSLRKFEFDENNIKVMKKGFFEFHSKIEEISFEGNGIEEVEEGSITGNPLECFCAVKWLISDASLKSALYEAKCAGKTDLDTLPESFLDQIC